The Solibacillus daqui genome has a segment encoding these proteins:
- a CDS encoding peptidyl-prolyl cis-trans isomerase, which produces MKSNRNLHQTPENVPYTQRRLKTKPTLLLLLILFIGNILWFVVWLLPSDNPSLENGSESIATVDGDAITRQQWLAAMESRFGKETLRDLVNEAVMEKAADKYKIKVSEEEIDLEIALQRSVQDANDTTLHSLSTDQLRQKIRAQLILDKVLTNDVVVEDKEAESYYEENQSFYNIPTTFRTSLIVVNSKEDAERVEKELKNGSEFDVLAREHSTDAASASLGGDIGFVSSEQSSLDTAISKEVQQLKEQETSKPFVLQDGRYAIVTVSEIVEGHSFSYDEVSQHVKRQLALEQLPPSITPEAFWAEFEAEWIYGEAKK; this is translated from the coding sequence ATGAAATCCAATCGTAATTTACACCAAACACCAGAAAATGTACCGTATACACAACGACGCTTAAAAACCAAACCAACGTTATTACTATTACTTATCTTGTTTATCGGAAATATATTATGGTTTGTGGTATGGTTACTCCCTTCTGACAATCCGTCATTAGAAAACGGTAGCGAGTCTATCGCTACCGTTGACGGAGATGCCATTACACGCCAGCAATGGCTTGCCGCAATGGAAAGCCGCTTTGGGAAAGAAACGCTTCGAGATTTAGTCAATGAGGCGGTCATGGAAAAAGCCGCAGATAAATATAAAATTAAAGTGAGCGAAGAAGAAATTGATTTAGAAATCGCATTGCAACGTTCGGTACAAGATGCAAACGACACGACTTTACATAGTTTATCAACTGACCAATTACGACAAAAAATACGTGCACAGCTAATTTTAGATAAAGTGCTGACAAACGATGTTGTTGTAGAAGACAAGGAAGCGGAGAGCTACTATGAAGAAAACCAGTCTTTCTATAATATCCCAACAACATTTCGTACCAGTCTAATTGTTGTGAATTCTAAAGAAGATGCTGAACGCGTTGAAAAGGAATTAAAAAACGGCTCGGAATTTGATGTTTTAGCACGTGAGCATTCAACGGATGCTGCATCAGCGAGCTTAGGTGGAGATATTGGCTTTGTCTCTTCTGAGCAATCTTCATTAGACACAGCTATTTCTAAAGAGGTACAACAATTAAAAGAGCAAGAAACATCAAAACCATTTGTGTTACAAGATGGCCGATATGCGATTGTAACTGTTTCAGAAATCGTTGAGGGGCACTCATTCTCTTATGATGAGGTATCTCAACACGTAAAACGTCAATTAGCTCTAGAACAACTTCCACCTTCCATTACACCAGAGGCTTTCTGGGCAGAATTTGAAGCTGAGTGGATTTACGGCGAAGCAAAAAAATAA
- the cysK gene encoding cysteine synthase A: MSKLVNSVAELVGRTPIVKLNNATGENDGNVYVKLEYFNPGSSVKDRLALAMIEAAEKDGTLKPGGTIIEPTSGNTGIGLAMIAAAKGYKAILVMPETMSLERRNLLRAYGADLVLTPGPEGMKGAIAKAEELSASEGYFLPQQFKNEANAEIHRLTTGPEIVEAFEADGLRVDAFVAGVGTGGTITGAGEVLKEKFPAIEIIAVEPKDSPVLSGGNPGPHKIQGIGAGFVPDVLDTEIYTSVFPVENEVAFENARKVAREEGILAGISSGAAIYAAIETAKRLGKGKNVVAIIPSNGERYLSTPLYQFED, from the coding sequence ATGAGTAAATTAGTAAACTCTGTGGCTGAATTAGTTGGTCGCACACCAATCGTAAAACTAAACAATGCAACAGGTGAAAACGACGGGAATGTATACGTAAAATTAGAATACTTCAACCCAGGTTCATCAGTAAAAGACCGTTTAGCTTTAGCGATGATCGAAGCAGCTGAAAAAGACGGTACATTAAAACCAGGTGGCACAATCATCGAGCCAACTTCAGGTAACACAGGTATCGGCCTTGCAATGATCGCAGCGGCAAAAGGCTACAAAGCGATTTTAGTAATGCCAGAAACAATGTCATTAGAGCGTCGCAACCTTTTACGTGCTTACGGTGCAGATTTAGTATTAACACCTGGTCCAGAAGGTATGAAAGGTGCTATCGCAAAAGCAGAGGAATTATCAGCTTCTGAGGGCTACTTCTTACCACAACAATTTAAAAACGAAGCAAATGCTGAAATTCACCGTTTAACGACAGGTCCAGAAATCGTAGAGGCATTTGAAGCGGATGGCTTACGAGTAGACGCATTCGTTGCTGGTGTTGGTACGGGTGGTACAATTACTGGCGCAGGTGAAGTACTAAAAGAAAAATTCCCAGCAATTGAAATTATCGCAGTGGAGCCAAAAGATTCACCAGTACTTTCTGGTGGTAACCCTGGGCCACACAAAATTCAAGGTATTGGTGCTGGCTTCGTACCAGACGTATTAGATACAGAAATATACACATCAGTATTCCCGGTAGAAAACGAAGTAGCATTCGAAAACGCACGTAAAGTGGCACGTGAAGAAGGTATTTTAGCGGGGATTTCATCTGGTGCAGCGATTTATGCAGCGATTGAAACAGCTAAACGTTTAGGTAAAGGGAAAAACGTAGTAGCGATCATCCCATCAAATGGTGAGCGTTACTTATCAACTCCTTTATACCAATTCGAAGACTAA
- a CDS encoding anthranilate synthase component I family protein: MQQLATHVFPMTKDEFFYSFKQQTADVKQRVFLESGRGGHYSIAAWGPFATAQSIENGLQITWENDEKEVRYGEALSQLEQFIKQYEIEANVELPDFQGGAIGFISYDYARTIEVFEEVAINDLHVPDIYFYLFDHWAVHNVATNEVTLMKFATSEMDLQQWQHKWEQAATTGMTLRNFNQEAATNVIQDESELQVSFAGADFEAAVGKIQDYIGQGDVFQVNLSVRQAKKLSATPITMYEAVRSFNPSPYMGYIESDHFAVVSGSPELLVKKKGTELSTRPIAGTRPRGASESEDLALANELIEHEKERAEHVMLVDLERNDLGRVSAYGTVEVNEFMVIEYYSHVMHIVSNVRGQVAPNKSNADVIRAMFPGGTITGAPKIRTMEIIEELEPVRRGLYTGSIGWIGYTGDLELNIVIRTAFIQDDVAYIQAGAGIVIDSIPGNEYVESMNKAKAIWQAKAMAEEVSK; encoded by the coding sequence ATGCAGCAACTTGCAACGCACGTATTTCCAATGACGAAAGATGAGTTTTTTTATAGCTTTAAACAACAGACCGCAGATGTAAAACAACGCGTATTTTTAGAAAGCGGGCGCGGTGGCCATTATTCAATTGCTGCATGGGGTCCATTTGCGACAGCGCAATCTATAGAAAATGGTTTACAGATTACCTGGGAAAATGACGAAAAAGAAGTCAGATACGGGGAAGCGTTATCGCAACTTGAACAATTTATTAAGCAATATGAAATCGAAGCGAATGTGGAACTACCAGATTTTCAAGGTGGGGCGATTGGCTTTATTTCATATGATTATGCGCGCACGATTGAAGTGTTTGAAGAAGTAGCGATAAATGATTTACATGTGCCAGACATTTATTTTTATTTATTCGACCATTGGGCAGTTCATAATGTTGCGACAAATGAAGTCACTCTGATGAAGTTTGCGACGAGCGAAATGGATTTACAACAGTGGCAACATAAATGGGAACAAGCAGCTACTACGGGAATGACATTGCGCAACTTTAATCAAGAGGCCGCAACAAATGTAATACAAGATGAAAGTGAATTACAAGTATCATTTGCTGGGGCAGACTTTGAGGCAGCAGTAGGGAAAATTCAAGACTATATCGGACAAGGTGATGTATTCCAAGTGAATTTATCGGTACGTCAGGCAAAAAAACTATCGGCAACACCCATTACAATGTACGAGGCAGTCCGCTCGTTTAATCCATCACCGTATATGGGGTATATCGAAAGTGATCATTTTGCTGTTGTCAGTGGGTCACCAGAATTACTCGTAAAGAAAAAAGGTACAGAATTATCAACGCGTCCGATTGCGGGTACGCGTCCACGTGGAGCATCAGAATCGGAAGATTTAGCCCTTGCCAATGAGCTGATCGAGCACGAAAAAGAGCGAGCTGAACATGTGATGCTCGTAGACTTAGAACGAAATGACTTAGGACGAGTGAGCGCGTACGGCACAGTGGAAGTTAATGAGTTCATGGTCATTGAGTATTACTCGCATGTCATGCATATCGTGTCCAATGTACGCGGCCAAGTAGCACCTAACAAATCAAATGCCGATGTGATTCGTGCGATGTTCCCGGGTGGCACAATTACCGGTGCGCCGAAAATTCGTACGATGGAAATTATTGAGGAGCTTGAGCCCGTGCGACGAGGACTTTATACTGGTTCGATTGGATGGATTGGCTATACAGGTGACTTAGAATTAAATATCGTAATTCGAACAGCGTTTATTCAAGATGATGTAGCATATATTCAAGCGGGTGCGGGAATTGTTATCGATTCGATTCCGGGAAATGAATATGTGGAATCAATGAATAAAGCAAAGGCAATATGGCAAGCAAAAGCGATGGCAGAAGAGGTGAGCAAATGA
- the pabA gene encoding aminodeoxychorismate/anthranilate synthase component II, translated as MILMIDNYDSFTYNLVQYFGEFGYELVVKRNDTVTIEEIKQLNPKMIVISPGPCTPNEAGQSLNIIEYFAGKVPILGVCLGHQAIAQVFGGDVVRAKRLMHGKTSPVHHKEIGLHAKNNNPFLATRYHSLIVEPTTLPDCLEVTAWTEEGEIMGLRHKEFAIEGVQYHPESIMTEDGKLLLKTFIENYC; from the coding sequence ATGATTTTAATGATTGATAATTATGATTCGTTTACGTATAACTTAGTGCAATATTTCGGGGAGTTTGGCTATGAATTAGTCGTTAAGCGTAATGATACCGTTACTATTGAAGAAATTAAGCAGTTAAATCCGAAGATGATCGTTATTTCGCCAGGGCCATGTACACCAAATGAAGCGGGGCAAAGCCTAAATATCATTGAATATTTTGCTGGGAAAGTTCCAATTCTAGGAGTTTGCTTAGGACATCAAGCGATTGCACAAGTATTTGGTGGTGATGTTGTTCGCGCCAAACGTTTAATGCACGGTAAAACATCTCCAGTGCATCATAAAGAAATCGGCTTGCATGCTAAAAATAATAATCCCTTTTTAGCAACAAGATATCATTCGCTTATTGTAGAACCAACAACATTACCGGATTGTTTAGAAGTAACAGCCTGGACCGAAGAAGGCGAAATTATGGGATTGCGCCATAAGGAGTTTGCGATTGAAGGGGTACAGTATCACCCAGAGTCGATTATGACGGAGGATGGTAAGCTACTTTTAAAAACGTTTATTGAAAACTATTGCTAG
- the pabC gene encoding aminodeoxychorismate lyase translates to MLCWMNGQFIEEQDLRISPFDHGFLYGLGFFETFRTYKGKAVFLPLHFGRLLEALKEYRIQFPYSLQEIEQIIEQLNVQDGNEGYFRLNVSAGPHAIGLAPSEYVEPTVILFRKELPQVKRGTEKEAVWLKTLRNSPEQEQRHKSHHYGNNVRARMELPSLAAHEGFFTDARGVVAEGITSNIFWIKDGILYTPSTKIGILPGITRALVIELASLIGIQVREGSFLKWELEQADECFITTAVQELVPISCIGNVRFAGSEGHIYQKLHNAYIEKIVTNLGERNARKL, encoded by the coding sequence ATGCTTTGTTGGATGAACGGACAATTTATCGAAGAACAGGATTTACGCATTTCACCGTTTGATCATGGTTTTTTATATGGGCTTGGCTTTTTTGAAACATTTCGTACATATAAGGGAAAAGCGGTATTTTTACCACTCCATTTCGGACGTTTACTAGAGGCGTTAAAGGAGTATCGTATTCAATTTCCTTATAGCTTACAAGAAATAGAACAAATTATTGAACAGTTGAATGTACAAGATGGAAATGAAGGCTATTTCCGTTTAAATGTTTCGGCAGGACCGCATGCAATTGGGTTAGCACCTTCAGAATATGTGGAGCCAACTGTTATTTTGTTTCGTAAGGAGCTTCCACAAGTAAAACGTGGTACTGAAAAAGAGGCGGTTTGGTTAAAAACTTTGCGTAATTCGCCTGAACAAGAACAGCGTCACAAAAGTCATCATTATGGAAATAACGTACGTGCGCGCATGGAACTGCCAAGCCTAGCAGCACATGAAGGCTTTTTTACGGATGCACGTGGTGTTGTAGCTGAGGGGATTACGTCAAATATTTTTTGGATAAAAGACGGTATACTATATACGCCTTCCACAAAAATAGGTATTTTACCTGGTATTACGCGTGCGCTTGTCATTGAGCTTGCATCGCTAATAGGAATTCAAGTAAGAGAAGGTAGCTTTTTAAAGTGGGAGCTTGAGCAGGCAGATGAATGCTTTATTACAACTGCTGTGCAGGAACTTGTGCCGATATCATGCATAGGTAATGTTCGGTTTGCAGGTAGTGAAGGGCATATTTATCAAAAGCTGCATAATGCCTATATCGAAAAAATTGTAACCAATTTAGGAGAGCGCAATGCTAGAAAATTATAA
- the folP gene encoding dihydropteroate synthase → MLENYKTLTLNNIELDFYKETFVMGILNVTPDSFSDGGQYNSIDKAVGQAKKMVADGAKIIDVGGESTRPGYTRISDEEEIARVVPVIEALVKEVPAIISIDTYKSNVARAAIKAGAHMINDIWGAKADPHMAQVAAELNVPIFLMHNRDNDVYGDYFNDFLQDMKESIEIVKKAGVPAEHIMLDPGIGFVKNLAQSIETMQRLDELVALGYPVLLATSRKRMIGAVLDLPVAERVEGTAATCAFGVQKGCHLMRVHDVKEIARTVKMMDALVGKLEVQGELAPRH, encoded by the coding sequence ATGCTAGAAAATTATAAAACGTTAACACTGAATAATATTGAATTAGATTTTTATAAAGAAACATTTGTAATGGGAATTCTAAATGTTACGCCAGATTCGTTTTCAGATGGTGGCCAGTATAATTCGATCGACAAGGCTGTAGGCCAAGCGAAAAAGATGGTTGCTGATGGAGCAAAAATTATTGATGTAGGCGGCGAATCGACGCGTCCAGGCTATACACGTATTTCTGATGAAGAAGAAATTGCACGAGTGGTACCGGTCATTGAAGCACTAGTGAAGGAAGTACCGGCAATTATTTCAATTGATACGTATAAATCAAATGTAGCACGCGCGGCGATTAAAGCGGGTGCACATATGATTAACGATATTTGGGGAGCAAAGGCCGATCCACACATGGCACAAGTTGCAGCGGAGCTAAATGTGCCAATTTTTTTAATGCATAACCGTGATAATGATGTGTATGGGGATTATTTTAATGACTTTTTACAAGATATGAAGGAAAGTATTGAAATCGTTAAAAAAGCCGGTGTACCAGCTGAGCACATTATGCTAGATCCGGGCATTGGTTTTGTCAAAAACTTAGCGCAAAGTATCGAAACAATGCAGCGTTTAGATGAACTTGTTGCGCTGGGCTATCCGGTACTGCTTGCAACATCGCGTAAACGTATGATCGGCGCGGTATTGGATTTACCTGTAGCTGAGCGTGTTGAAGGAACTGCCGCTACATGTGCATTCGGTGTACAAAAGGGTTGTCATCTTATGCGGGTGCATGACGTAAAAGAAATTGCGCGCACTGTCAAAATGATGGACGCTCTAGTAGGGAAATTAGAAGTACAAGGTGAATTAGCACCAAGACATTAA
- the folB gene encoding dihydroneopterin aldolase translates to MDYIHLREMQFFGYHGVLPEENVLGQRFRANVSLAVDIKGAGETDELDDTVSYVGVYDICKEVIEGKPYKLIEAVAEAIAKQVLTKYEGQVFGCRVEVVKPDPPIPGHYKEVAVEITRGQFV, encoded by the coding sequence ATGGATTATATTCATTTAAGAGAAATGCAGTTTTTTGGTTATCATGGGGTATTACCAGAGGAAAACGTATTAGGCCAACGCTTTCGTGCCAATGTGTCATTAGCGGTAGATATCAAAGGTGCAGGTGAAACCGATGAGTTAGACGATACCGTTAGCTATGTAGGTGTGTACGATATATGTAAGGAAGTAATAGAAGGAAAGCCTTATAAATTAATTGAAGCTGTTGCCGAAGCAATTGCGAAACAGGTACTAACGAAATATGAGGGACAAGTGTTTGGCTGCCGCGTGGAAGTTGTAAAGCCGGACCCACCAATTCCAGGGCATTATAAGGAAGTGGCTGTTGAGATTACGCGAGGGCAATTCGTATGA
- the folK gene encoding 2-amino-4-hydroxy-6-hydroxymethyldihydropteridine diphosphokinase, with protein sequence MKVAYLSIGTNIGEREQNLQDAVRMLLAHEAITVTEVSSIYETAAVGFTEQADFLNIALSLQTNLSAHELLLVCQQIENDLGRVREFRWGPRIIDLDILLYNNETYNTETLIVPHPRMYERAFVLVPLKEIIVENCDMLVNVQKAFQAFDIEKEGVKLWKTIATVDEFVPSES encoded by the coding sequence ATGAAGGTAGCGTATTTATCGATTGGCACAAATATAGGTGAGCGCGAACAAAACTTACAAGATGCCGTACGTATGCTATTGGCACATGAAGCAATTACCGTAACAGAAGTGTCATCGATTTACGAGACAGCGGCGGTAGGCTTTACGGAGCAGGCGGATTTTTTAAATATCGCGTTAAGCTTACAAACAAATTTGTCAGCGCATGAGTTACTTTTAGTGTGTCAACAAATTGAAAATGATTTAGGCCGCGTACGTGAATTCCGCTGGGGCCCTCGTATTATTGATTTGGATATTCTATTGTACAATAACGAAACGTACAACACAGAAACGCTTATAGTACCACACCCTCGCATGTACGAACGTGCTTTTGTACTCGTACCATTAAAAGAGATTATAGTAGAAAATTGTGATATGCTAGTAAACGTACAAAAAGCATTTCAAGCATTCGACATAGAGAAAGAGGGCGTCAAGCTGTGGAAGACGATCGCTACGGTCGACGAATTCGTGCCTTCCGAAAGCTAA
- a CDS encoding helix-turn-helix domain-containing protein encodes MEDDRYGRRIRAFRKLKRIQQTELAKRIGISVTILGRIERGEKSPSREQLQSIADVFNIDIQELKGD; translated from the coding sequence GTGGAAGACGATCGCTACGGTCGACGAATTCGTGCCTTCCGAAAGCTAAAGCGAATTCAGCAAACCGAACTAGCAAAACGTATTGGTATATCTGTAACGATTTTAGGACGGATCGAACGAGGTGAAAAATCGCCTAGTAGGGAGCAACTTCAATCAATTGCGGATGTATTTAACATAGATATTCAGGAATTGAAAGGTGACTAA
- the dusB gene encoding tRNA dihydrouridine synthase DusB — translation MSNIEQKPFQIGDIVMDNRVVLAPMAGVCNSAFRLTVKEFGAGLVYAEMISDKALNIRNQKTMDMLYIDERENPMTLQIFGGDKENLVEAAKFVDKHTTADIIDINMGCPVNKIIKCEAGAKWLLDPNKIYEMVSAVVDAVDKPVSVKMRIGWDDEHVFAVENALAAERAGVSAIAMHGRTRAQMYEGKANWDVLAEVKKHISVPFIGNGDVETPQDAKRMLDHTGADAVMIGRAALGNPWMMYQTVRYLETGELLPEPSLREKMDVCLLHFERLKALKGEKVAVREMRSHASWYLKGLRGNGKIRNAINTAETEVELRTIINGVVAEYEANGKILEEV, via the coding sequence TTGTCAAACATCGAACAAAAACCGTTCCAAATTGGCGACATCGTCATGGATAACCGCGTCGTACTTGCCCCGATGGCAGGTGTATGTAACTCAGCATTCCGTTTAACAGTAAAGGAATTTGGTGCGGGTTTAGTTTACGCAGAGATGATTAGCGATAAAGCGTTAAACATTCGCAATCAAAAAACGATGGACATGCTTTATATCGATGAGCGTGAAAATCCAATGACACTTCAAATTTTCGGAGGAGACAAAGAAAATTTAGTGGAGGCGGCAAAATTTGTAGATAAGCATACAACAGCGGATATTATCGATATTAATATGGGCTGCCCTGTCAATAAAATCATCAAATGTGAAGCGGGTGCCAAGTGGTTACTTGACCCGAACAAAATTTATGAGATGGTGTCAGCGGTAGTGGACGCAGTGGATAAGCCGGTATCGGTAAAAATGCGTATCGGCTGGGATGACGAGCATGTTTTTGCTGTAGAAAACGCGCTTGCTGCTGAACGCGCAGGTGTATCTGCTATTGCGATGCATGGTCGTACACGTGCGCAGATGTACGAAGGCAAAGCCAACTGGGATGTACTTGCAGAAGTGAAGAAGCATATTTCTGTACCGTTTATTGGTAACGGGGATGTGGAAACACCTCAAGATGCCAAACGTATGCTCGATCATACAGGTGCGGATGCGGTGATGATTGGTCGCGCGGCATTAGGTAATCCGTGGATGATGTATCAAACGGTGCGTTATTTAGAAACAGGGGAGCTATTACCAGAGCCATCCCTTCGCGAAAAGATGGACGTTTGCTTATTACACTTTGAACGTTTAAAGGCGTTAAAAGGAGAAAAGGTAGCGGTACGTGAAATGCGTAGCCATGCATCATGGTACTTAAAAGGTCTTCGTGGTAATGGGAAAATCCGAAACGCCATTAACACGGCTGAAACAGAAGTGGAATTACGTACGATTATTAACGGTGTAGTAGCAGAATATGAGGCAAATGGTAAAATATTAGAAGAAGTATAA
- the lysS gene encoding lysine--tRNA ligase produces the protein MIHVSNIEELNDQLLVRRQKMTDIQENGMDPFGSRFERTHLSNEVIAENEQFDKEQLEENPREVVIAGRIMTKRGKGKAGFAHIQDLGGQIQIYVRKDAIGEEAYELFNKADLGDIVGVKGNVFRTQVGELSVKATEFTFLTKALRPLPDKFHGLTDVEQRYRQRYVDLMTNDESKTTFILRSKIIRAIRNYLDNNGYLEVETPMLHTIAGGAAARPFITHHNALDMELYMRIAIELHLKRLIVGGLEKVYEIGRVFRNEGISTRHNPEFTMIELYEAYADYKDIMDLTENLIAHVAQEVLGSTSVQYGEDTIELGVGWKRVHMVDAVKEATGVDFWATMTVEEARKHAAEHGVEIKDAHEVGHIINEFFEQKIEETLVQPTFVTGHPVEISPLAKKNPEDPRFTDRFELFIVRREHANAFTELNDPIDQRERFEAQMAEKAAGNDEAHEMDNDFIEALEYGMPPTGGLGIGIDRLVMLLTNSPSIRDVLLFPTMRHTSK, from the coding sequence GTGATACACGTGTCAAATATCGAAGAATTAAACGACCAACTTTTGGTGAGACGCCAAAAGATGACGGATATTCAAGAAAACGGTATGGACCCATTCGGTAGCCGTTTTGAACGTACACATTTATCGAATGAAGTAATTGCAGAAAATGAACAATTTGATAAAGAACAATTAGAAGAAAATCCACGCGAAGTTGTAATTGCCGGTCGAATCATGACAAAGCGCGGTAAAGGGAAAGCTGGTTTTGCCCACATTCAAGATTTAGGTGGTCAAATTCAAATTTACGTGCGTAAAGATGCAATCGGAGAAGAAGCGTACGAATTATTCAACAAAGCTGATCTTGGTGATATCGTAGGTGTAAAAGGGAATGTATTCCGCACTCAAGTTGGGGAGTTATCAGTAAAAGCTACTGAATTCACATTCTTAACAAAAGCATTACGCCCATTACCAGACAAATTCCACGGTTTAACTGACGTAGAACAACGCTACCGTCAACGTTATGTGGACTTAATGACAAACGATGAATCAAAAACGACATTCATCTTACGTTCAAAAATTATCCGTGCAATCCGCAACTACTTAGATAATAACGGTTATTTAGAAGTAGAAACACCAATGCTACACACAATCGCTGGTGGTGCTGCGGCGCGTCCGTTCATTACACACCACAATGCATTAGATATGGAATTATATATGCGTATCGCAATCGAGCTACATTTAAAACGTTTAATCGTTGGTGGCTTAGAAAAAGTATATGAAATCGGCCGTGTATTCCGTAACGAGGGAATTTCAACTCGTCACAACCCGGAGTTCACAATGATTGAGTTATATGAAGCATATGCAGATTATAAGGACATTATGGACTTAACAGAAAACCTAATCGCACACGTTGCGCAAGAGGTACTAGGTTCTACTTCTGTACAGTACGGTGAAGATACAATTGAATTAGGTGTCGGTTGGAAACGTGTACACATGGTTGATGCGGTTAAAGAAGCAACAGGTGTAGACTTCTGGGCAACAATGACTGTAGAAGAAGCACGTAAGCACGCTGCTGAGCACGGCGTAGAAATTAAAGATGCTCATGAAGTAGGTCACATCATTAATGAATTCTTTGAGCAAAAAATTGAAGAAACATTAGTTCAACCTACATTTGTAACAGGTCACCCAGTGGAAATTTCTCCATTAGCGAAGAAAAACCCTGAGGACCCACGTTTCACTGATCGTTTCGAGTTATTTATTGTTCGTCGTGAGCATGCTAATGCCTTCACTGAATTAAATGACCCAATCGATCAACGTGAACGTTTTGAAGCTCAAATGGCTGAAAAAGCAGCAGGTAATGATGAAGCGCACGAAATGGATAACGATTTCATTGAAGCATTAGAATATGGTATGCCTCCAACGGGTGGTTTAGGAATCGGTATTGACCGTCTTGTTATGTTATTAACTAATTCACCATCAATCCGTGATGTACTATTATTCCCAACAATGCGCCATACTTCAAAATAG